gaaaattcaggaaAACTAAACAAGTAGATTTGAGGAGGAGAGAGCTCTGGATAAAAGGCACAAAACTTGCAAAAGTCCCAAGTGAGAGAGTGCTTTTCTGTGTTACATTATTGCCATATCCCCTATGACTGAACAGTGCTGGACCCATAGGAAGCACTCAATAAGCACaaagctggggctcggtgccagcactacaaatccactactcccggaggctttttttttcttctgttttttactCAGTAGgaccaaagaaattgagagaggagggagacagagagataggcacttgcatacctgcttgtgaaaattcttgtattatttcctttcttctgcttacttttttttaaactttcttttctttcttggtttctgtttttctttttttttctatacacaTGCACAATACCACAccagtctctcccctccccccatttttctttttgagaaggagaggagagagagacagacacagagggaaatagaCTACAATATTGCTCCACCATCCCGGGAACTTCCCTGGTACagttcattgtgtgtgtgtgtgtgggtgtgttgcTTTCACTTCTAGCCCTCCCAGATTTCTGGCAGCTGGTTCTAGAGCTGTTGTCTTCATCCTTGACACAAAGTAGGAGCTCCTTGCTTGTTCAGTGAAGGCACTCAGGAGGACTTGACCTCTGCCCCACCTTTCTGTCTGCAGGGCTCTCCACTTGGCTGTGATTCACCAGCACGAGCCCTTCTTAGATTTCCTCCTCAGCTTTGCCGCTGGCACTGAGTACATGGACCTGCAGAATGACCTGGGCCAGGTGAGCCACCCACCAGGGGGCCGTGCAGGGTTCAGGGCTGGGGGTTCTCGGAGTgaccccctgctccctgccctctGCTCCTGCAGACAGCCTTGCACCTGGCAGCCATCCTGGGGGAGGCATCTGCGCTGGAGAAGCTGTACGCGGCAGGCGCCAGCTTGCATGTGGCAGAGCGTGGGGGTCACACGGCACTGCACCTGACCTGTCGCACGGGGGCACATGCCTGCGCTCGAGTGCTACTTCAGCCCCGACCCCGGGGGCCAAGGGGATCCCCCAACACCTACCTCACTCAGAGCTCTGCCCACACCCCTGACGCCAACCACAGCCCTGTTGACTCATACCCCCAACCGGACATGGAGAAGGaagatgagagtgagagtgagaacgAGGAGGACTGGAAACGGCAGCTGGAGGCTGAAAACTATGATGGTGAGGGGCCGCGGGCACCTGGGCACCTGGACTCCCAGGCAGGGCTGGAGCAGCCGGCTCAGGGCTCAGCCCTCCTGACCTAAGCCCCAGCTCCTGGGGAAATACTACAGATCCTTCAGGGAACTGGGCACGGACAGCAAGGACTCCTGCTCAGGCCCCAGatggttgttattgtcattattttaatttgctttattttaataagaaaaaagggaccagcacactgctcagctctggcttatgaaggtgctggggactgaacctgggaccgcagAGCCTCAAGCTATAAAGTCCTTCTCCCTGGATGACAACACTGGGGGTACCCAGGCACTTTCCCAcgctcctcccaccccccacaccattttttcctttcctacccttttcagtttttccccagagcactgctcagctctggtttgtggtggtgctggggactgaacctgtgacttgggagcctcaagcatgaaagtctttttgctgaaCCATTGTACTTTTATCTCCCTGACACCCACCCCCCATCTTCTGATGccactctctctgtccctaggcCACACCCCACTCCATGTGGCTGTCATCCACAAAGACGCAGAGATGGTCAGGCTGCTCCGGGAGGCCGGAGCTGACCTTAACAAACCGGTGAGAAGGCCCAGGGAAGCGTTATATGGGGTGGGGGTATCCTCCGTAGTGGGACAGGTCCTCTGCTGACCTCACCGCTGCACCCTGGCAGGAGCCCACGTGTGGCCGGAGCCCCCTGCACTTGGCAGTTGAGGCCCAGTCAGCCGATGTGCTTGAGCTTCTGCTGAGGGCGGGGGCCGACCCCGCCGCCCGCATGTATGGCGGTCGCACCCCTCTGGGCAGCGCCCTGCTCCGGCCCAACCTCACCCTTGCCCTGCTCCTCCGTGCACATGGAGCCCCTGAGCCTGAGGATGAGGACAAGCTGGGCCCCtccagcagcagcagaagcagcagtAGTGACAGTGACAGTGGC
The DNA window shown above is from Erinaceus europaeus chromosome 2, mEriEur2.1, whole genome shotgun sequence and carries:
- the NFKBIB gene encoding NF-kappa-B inhibitor beta, with product MAGVACLGKTSDNDDWCDSGLGSLGPDAAAPGGPGLGAELGPGLSWAPLVFGYVTEDGDTALHLAVIHQHEPFLDFLLSFAAGTEYMDLQNDLGQTALHLAAILGEASALEKLYAAGASLHVAERGGHTALHLTCRTGAHACARVLLQPRPRGPRGSPNTYLTQSSAHTPDANHSPVDSYPQPDMEKEDESESENEEDWKRQLEAENYDGHTPLHVAVIHKDAEMVRLLREAGADLNKPEPTCGRSPLHLAVEAQSADVLELLLRAGADPAARMYGGRTPLGSALLRPNLTLALLLRAHGAPEPEDEDKLGPSSSSRSSSSDSDSGDDNEDDEYDDIVVHTGRNQSQPPPPAAEKPLPDDPI